The bacterium genome has a segment encoding these proteins:
- a CDS encoding aspartyl/glutamyl-tRNA amidotransferase subunit C: protein MDDDLIRRLEELAGLTCDPAERAALSRDLRDMVAYVDRLEAFVDGCAPAAATPGGNGGRLREDRPRPSLARRDALSGAAASDGTYVLVPPLRRGGGR from the coding sequence GTGGATGACGATCTGATACGCAGACTCGAAGAGCTGGCCGGGTTGACCTGCGATCCGGCGGAGCGCGCGGCGCTGTCGCGGGACCTGCGCGACATGGTGGCGTACGTGGACAGGCTAGAGGCTTTCGTCGACGGATGCGCGCCGGCCGCAGCGACGCCCGGCGGAAATGGGGGGCGTCTGCGGGAGGATCGGCCGCGTCCGTCCCTGGCCAGGCGGGACGCGTTGTCCGGCGCCGCCGCGTCCGACGGCACGTACGTCCTGGTGCCGCCGCTGCGCCGGGGAGGCGGCCGATGA